Proteins co-encoded in one Listeria ivanovii subsp. ivanovii genomic window:
- a CDS encoding TetR/AcrR family transcriptional regulator: protein MQKKRTRAEELAITRRKILNTARDLFMEKGYRAVSTREIANRLNITQPALYHHFEDKEALYIEVVRELTQQIQIEMHPLLQSTKPKEEQLRDMLIMLIEKHPTNILLMIHDILNEMKPENQYLLYQLWQQTYLIPFQEFFQKQEAAGELREGVSAEVAARYCLATISPLFSGKSEFAEKQTTTERMEELIDLMMFGISKKEV from the coding sequence ATGCAAAAAAAACGCACAAGAGCAGAAGAATTAGCAATAACTAGAAGGAAAATTCTAAACACCGCGCGTGATTTATTTATGGAAAAAGGTTACAGAGCAGTGTCCACTAGAGAAATAGCAAACCGTTTAAATATAACTCAACCAGCCCTATACCATCATTTTGAAGATAAAGAAGCACTTTATATTGAAGTAGTCCGTGAATTAACACAGCAAATCCAAATAGAAATGCACCCGCTTTTGCAATCAACTAAACCTAAGGAAGAACAACTTCGGGATATGCTAATCATGTTAATTGAAAAGCATCCAACCAATATTTTACTAATGATTCACGACATATTGAATGAAATGAAACCTGAAAATCAATATTTGTTGTATCAATTATGGCAACAAACATATTTAATTCCTTTTCAAGAATTTTTCCAAAAGCAAGAAGCTGCTGGCGAACTGCGTGAGGGTGTCAGTGCCGAGGTGGCGGCGAGATATTGTTTAGCAACTATTAGCCCACTTTTTTCTGGGAAAAGTGAGTTTGCGGAAAAACAAACTACGACAGAACGAATGGAAGAACTGATTGATTTGATGATGTTTGGTATTTCAAAAAAAGAGGTATAG
- a CDS encoding membrane protein has translation MGEWNTIETRNGRTSFFDGGLLQYIGWTILGFIVTICTIGICYPWALCMVYGWKINHTVIEGKRLKFQGSAVGLFGHWIKWFLLCVITVGIYGFWVFIKLEDWKVRNTIIK, from the coding sequence ATGGGGGAATGGAACACCATTGAAACACGAAATGGAAGAACATCATTTTTTGATGGGGGATTACTGCAGTATATTGGTTGGACAATACTTGGATTCATTGTAACTATTTGTACAATTGGTATTTGTTATCCGTGGGCGTTATGTATGGTCTACGGCTGGAAAATAAATCATACAGTTATCGAAGGCAAACGTTTGAAATTCCAAGGATCTGCGGTTGGACTTTTTGGACACTGGATCAAATGGTTCCTACTTTGTGTTATCACAGTTGGAATTTATGGTTTCTGGGTTTTCATTAAGTTAGAAGATTGGAAAGTAAGAAATACAATTATTAAATAA
- a CDS encoding InlB B-repeat-containing protein, which translates to MRKSTWLKKTFILALVIIVIGGIKTSYVMTSKAASLTTPTPINQLFPDPNLAEVVREALGRWNVTDAVSQSELDSIDTLRASHKSIKRIDGIQYLTNLKLLYFFDNQISDISKLAELTDLRYLSLKDNQVKDVSALSKLNRLNELILDNNQVIDISPLAGLKNLIVLDIRNQTYTNPAINYQENIAIPITVRNETSTLLQYLKVSNNGKVANPNLMWNLSAYVPEVSYSFSEYLTVGGARTFFTGKVVQPLKPVSAKAYYDIDGVETEEKMQAGMLLTEPKTPTKEGYTFKGWYSAEAFGKKWNFTTDYTPSYDFTLYAQFKVNSYTATLEVGGKTTTQKVEYQKYLQEPGMPSKKGYSFEGWYDAKKGGKKWDFVMNKMPAKDITLYAQFKKKTESESNIQVNGATTPSSTNTNGSHTTPPAKRDGNSKSTMSKISRNNRSNKQFLDLQETTDSNKGIYDSQGTTLPKSGDSKNVPLLGLLLLGTAFVISKKT; encoded by the coding sequence ATGAGAAAGAGTACATGGTTAAAAAAGACATTCATACTGGCGCTAGTAATTATTGTTATTGGAGGAATTAAAACAAGTTACGTTATGACAAGTAAAGCGGCGAGCCTAACAACTCCAACGCCTATTAATCAACTTTTTCCAGATCCTAATCTAGCTGAAGTAGTAAGGGAGGCTTTAGGGAGATGGAACGTTACAGATGCTGTATCACAAAGCGAATTAGATAGTATAGACACACTCCGCGCTAGCCATAAAAGTATCAAAAGGATTGATGGAATCCAATACTTAACCAATTTGAAGCTATTGTATTTTTTTGATAACCAGATAAGTGATATTAGTAAACTTGCTGAATTAACTGATTTAAGGTATCTATCTTTAAAAGACAATCAGGTGAAAGATGTAAGTGCTCTATCTAAACTAAACCGACTAAATGAATTAATTTTGGACAATAATCAGGTGATAGATATAAGTCCATTAGCAGGGTTGAAAAATCTTATAGTTTTAGACATACGTAACCAAACTTATACCAACCCGGCAATAAATTATCAAGAAAATATAGCGATTCCGATTACCGTAAGAAATGAAACAAGTACGTTACTCCAATATTTAAAAGTGAGTAATAATGGTAAAGTAGCAAATCCGAACCTTATGTGGAATTTATCCGCTTATGTGCCTGAAGTAAGTTATAGTTTTAGTGAATATCTAACGGTTGGAGGTGCAAGAACTTTCTTCACGGGGAAAGTGGTGCAACCATTAAAACCAGTTTCTGCTAAAGCCTATTATGATATAGATGGTGTGGAAACAGAAGAAAAAATGCAAGCAGGAATGTTATTAACCGAGCCGAAAACTCCAACCAAAGAAGGTTATACATTTAAAGGTTGGTATAGCGCCGAGGCTTTTGGTAAGAAATGGAACTTTACAACCGATTATACACCAAGTTATGATTTTACCTTATATGCCCAATTTAAAGTAAATAGCTATACAGCAACCTTAGAAGTTGGAGGGAAAACAACGACACAAAAAGTAGAATATCAAAAATATCTCCAAGAACCGGGAATGCCATCTAAAAAAGGTTATAGCTTTGAAGGTTGGTATGATGCAAAGAAAGGTGGCAAAAAATGGGATTTTGTAATGAACAAAATGCCAGCAAAAGATATTACTTTATATGCTCAATTCAAAAAAAAAACTGAGTCAGAATCTAACATACAAGTAAATGGCGCAACTACACCATCATCAACAAATACAAATGGAAGCCATACAACTCCCCCTGCTAAAAGAGATGGTAATTCAAAAAGCACTATGAGTAAAATATCGAGAAATAACCGTTCTAATAAACAATTCCTGGACTTACAAGAAACTACAGACAGTAATAAGGGGATTTATGATTCTCAAGGAACTACACTTCCAAAAAGCGGTGATAGTAAGAATGTGCCATTATTGGGATTGCTTTTATTAGGTACTGCGTTTGTAATTAGTAAAAAGACATGA
- the clpP gene encoding ATP-dependent Clp endopeptidase proteolytic subunit ClpP, with amino-acid sequence MNLIPTVIEQTSRGERAYDIYSRLLKDRIIMLGSAIDDNVANSIVSQLLFLDAQDPEKDIFLYINSPGGSISAGMAIYDTMNFVKADVQTIGMGMAASMGSFLLTAGANGKRFALPNAEIMIHQPLGGAQGQATEIEIAARHILKIKERMNTIMAEKTGQPYEVIARDTDRDNFMTAQEAKDYGLIDDIIVNKAGLKG; translated from the coding sequence ATGAACTTAATTCCAACAGTAATTGAACAAACTAGCCGTGGTGAGCGCGCGTATGACATTTATTCTCGTTTGTTAAAAGACAGAATTATTATGTTAGGGTCTGCAATTGATGATAATGTTGCTAACTCTATCGTTTCTCAACTATTATTCTTAGATGCACAAGATCCTGAAAAAGATATTTTCTTATATATCAATTCTCCAGGAGGTAGTATTTCAGCTGGAATGGCGATTTACGATACAATGAATTTCGTTAAAGCTGACGTCCAAACAATCGGTATGGGAATGGCTGCTTCTATGGGTTCATTCTTACTTACAGCTGGTGCAAATGGTAAACGTTTTGCTCTACCAAATGCAGAAATTATGATTCACCAACCACTTGGCGGTGCGCAAGGTCAAGCAACTGAAATCGAAATTGCTGCTCGTCACATTTTAAAAATTAAAGAACGTATGAATACGATTATGGCGGAAAAAACTGGCCAACCATATGAAGTAATCGCTCGTGATACAGATCGTGATAATTTCATGACTGCACAAGAAGCAAAAGATTATGGCTTGATTGATGATATTATCGTTAACAAAGCTGGTTTAAAAGGTTAA
- a CDS encoding amino acid permease, whose product MTKVNSFFRKKSFHNPEKDKHHLNKTLGAFDLTMLGVGAVVGGGIFILPGEVASVIAGPGIIISFIIAGIACCLAALCYSEFASKLPVAGSAYTYSYHVFGEGIAWILGWSLILEYGLAVAAIASGWSSYMKSLLAGFNLHIPTVISSAYDPKAGTYFDLLAFLVIMIIGILLSFGIRESTRVNNIMVLVKIAVVVLFIIVGAFYVKPDNWTPFLPFGVQGVITGASTVFFAYIGFDAVSSAAEEVKNPQKNMPIGIIASLAVCTLLYILLSAVLTGVVPYTDLVDVSAPVAFALQAINQNWIAGLLSVGAIVGMTTVVLVMSYGGTRLLFAMGRDGLLPKSFSKISKNDTPVRNTMIFATVMGLIASVVPMADLAQLINIGTLFAFAMVSIGIFFLRRNPELNKKGFKTPLYPVVPALSFLLCVYLMLNLSKTTWIAFGIWFVLGIIVYIFYGRKHSAIRLK is encoded by the coding sequence ATGACGAAAGTTAATTCTTTTTTCAGAAAAAAGAGTTTTCATAATCCCGAAAAAGACAAACATCATTTGAATAAAACATTAGGTGCATTTGATTTAACCATGCTAGGTGTTGGAGCAGTGGTTGGTGGAGGTATATTTATTCTCCCGGGAGAGGTTGCTTCTGTTATTGCAGGACCAGGAATTATTATTTCATTTATTATCGCAGGAATTGCTTGCTGTTTGGCAGCGCTTTGTTATTCGGAATTTGCTTCTAAATTGCCAGTTGCGGGTAGCGCGTATACATATAGTTACCATGTTTTTGGCGAAGGAATTGCCTGGATACTTGGTTGGTCGCTTATTTTGGAATATGGGTTGGCGGTTGCCGCGATTGCAAGTGGTTGGTCATCGTACATGAAAAGTTTACTGGCAGGATTTAATTTGCACATCCCAACAGTAATCTCATCAGCTTATGATCCAAAAGCAGGAACTTACTTTGATTTACTCGCATTCCTAGTCATTATGATTATTGGAATTTTACTTAGTTTTGGTATTCGTGAATCGACGCGAGTGAATAATATTATGGTTTTAGTAAAAATTGCTGTAGTCGTATTATTTATTATTGTTGGCGCATTTTATGTCAAACCAGACAATTGGACACCGTTCTTGCCATTTGGAGTGCAAGGCGTAATTACCGGAGCTTCGACAGTGTTTTTTGCTTATATTGGCTTTGATGCCGTTTCAAGCGCCGCAGAAGAAGTGAAAAATCCGCAGAAAAATATGCCAATTGGAATTATTGCCTCACTGGCTGTTTGTACACTGCTTTATATTTTACTTTCAGCAGTTTTAACAGGTGTTGTTCCTTATACTGACTTGGTTGATGTAAGTGCACCAGTTGCTTTTGCTCTTCAAGCTATTAATCAAAACTGGATTGCCGGACTTCTATCTGTGGGTGCGATTGTTGGGATGACCACCGTTGTACTTGTAATGTCATACGGCGGAACTCGTTTGTTGTTTGCAATGGGACGTGATGGATTACTTCCAAAATCCTTCTCGAAAATCAGTAAAAATGATACACCAGTTCGAAATACAATGATTTTTGCTACAGTGATGGGGTTAATTGCTTCTGTAGTACCAATGGCTGATTTAGCTCAATTAATTAATATCGGTACATTGTTTGCTTTTGCGATGGTTTCTATCGGAATTTTCTTCTTACGCCGGAACCCAGAACTAAATAAAAAAGGCTTTAAGACACCTTTGTATCCTGTAGTACCAGCACTTTCATTTTTACTTTGTGTGTACTTAATGCTTAATTTATCAAAAACAACTTGGATTGCTTTTGGAATTTGGTTTGTGTTAGGAATTATTGTATATATATTCTATGGAAGAAAACACTCAGCTATTCGTTTAAAATAA
- a CDS encoding IS3 family transposase — protein MYLRQALENYIYYYNHYRIKEKLNWKSPIEFRRFNQKTA, from the coding sequence TTGTATTTACGACAAGCCCTTGAGAACTATATTTATTATTACAATCATTATAGAATCAAAGAAAAGCTTAACTGGAAAAGTCCAATAGAGTTTCGACGTTTCAATCAAAAAACTGCATAA
- the namA gene encoding NADPH dehydrogenase NamA: MSKLFSEYKLKDVTLKNRVVMSPMCMYSVENKDGIATDFHFAHYVSRAAGGTGLVILEATAVQEVGRISEHDLGLWNDEQVPALKRIVAGLHYHGAKAGIQLAHAGRKAVLPGEIVAPSAIAYDERSTKPAELTKEAIKEVVADFKRAAYRAKEAGFDVIEIHAAHGYLIHQFLSPITNRREDNYGGPAGNRYKILSDIIKAVKEVWDGPIIVRVSATDYAHGGLQLEDHIPFAKWMKADGVELIDVSTGGLVNVAPPVFPGYQVPFADEIRRGAGIATGALGLITRGEQAEEILCNERADLIIVGRELLRNPYFAKDAAKDLGETIEAPKQYSRAWK, encoded by the coding sequence ATGTCAAAACTTTTTTCAGAATATAAATTAAAAGATGTAACGTTAAAAAATAGAGTAGTTATGTCGCCAATGTGCATGTATTCAGTAGAAAACAAAGACGGAATCGCAACAGATTTTCATTTTGCTCACTATGTCTCTAGAGCTGCTGGTGGGACAGGACTTGTCATCTTAGAAGCTACGGCTGTTCAAGAAGTAGGACGCATTTCTGAGCACGATTTAGGCTTATGGAATGATGAACAAGTACCAGCTTTAAAACGAATAGTAGCTGGATTACATTATCACGGCGCAAAAGCAGGAATTCAGCTAGCACATGCTGGTAGAAAAGCTGTTTTGCCAGGTGAAATCGTAGCGCCATCAGCTATTGCCTATGATGAAAGATCAACAAAACCAGCTGAATTAACAAAAGAAGCAATTAAAGAAGTGGTTGCCGATTTTAAACGTGCAGCATACAGAGCGAAAGAAGCTGGTTTTGATGTTATTGAAATTCATGCGGCTCATGGTTATTTAATTCATCAATTCTTATCACCGATTACCAATCGACGTGAAGATAATTACGGCGGCCCAGCTGGTAATCGCTATAAAATTTTAAGTGACATTATTAAAGCAGTTAAAGAAGTGTGGGACGGACCAATTATTGTGCGAGTTTCAGCAACAGACTATGCTCATGGTGGTTTGCAATTAGAAGATCATATTCCTTTTGCTAAATGGATGAAAGCAGATGGAGTAGAGCTAATTGATGTCAGCACTGGTGGGCTCGTTAATGTAGCACCTCCAGTTTTCCCGGGTTATCAAGTACCATTTGCCGATGAAATTCGTCGTGGAGCAGGAATTGCCACTGGAGCACTTGGATTGATTACGCGCGGGGAACAAGCGGAAGAAATTTTATGTAATGAACGAGCAGATTTAATTATTGTTGGTCGTGAATTGCTCCGAAATCCTTATTTTGCAAAAGATGCAGCAAAAGATCTAGGTGAAACAATTGAAGCACCAAAACAATATTCTCGAGCTTGGAAATAA
- the whiA gene encoding DNA-binding protein WhiA, with the protein MSFASETKKELTHMNVSDSDAKVELAAFIRMNGAISFSNQLVIMDVQTENAAIARRMYQLLKDLYEVPIELLVRRKMKLKKNNVYIVRLKSGTRGILEDLRILEPPMTFTKSIDRGFVKKRSAKRAYLRGAFLASGSVNNPETSSYHLEIFSVYEEHNEAICALMNQFDLNARTLERKNGFITYLKEAEKITEFLSIIGATSALLHFEDVRIMRDMRNSVNRLVNCETANLNKTINAAVRQIDNIKYIQATVGLEALPERLREIAALRIANEDVTLKELGEMLTTGQVSKSGINHRLRKLDQIAERLRSGESPSQVGLKVSNS; encoded by the coding sequence ATGTCATTTGCATCGGAAACAAAGAAAGAATTGACTCATATGAACGTAAGTGATAGCGATGCAAAAGTGGAACTCGCAGCTTTTATTCGAATGAATGGCGCAATCTCGTTTTCAAATCAATTAGTGATAATGGATGTCCAAACCGAAAATGCAGCTATTGCAAGGCGGATGTATCAATTACTGAAAGATTTATATGAAGTGCCAATTGAACTTCTTGTTCGTCGCAAAATGAAACTCAAAAAAAATAATGTCTATATTGTGCGCTTAAAGTCTGGAACACGAGGGATTTTGGAAGATTTACGGATTCTTGAACCACCGATGACGTTTACAAAGTCGATTGATAGGGGATTTGTTAAGAAAAGGAGTGCCAAACGAGCTTACTTGCGTGGTGCCTTTTTAGCGAGTGGGTCGGTTAATAATCCAGAAACATCTTCCTATCATTTAGAAATTTTCTCTGTATATGAGGAACACAATGAAGCGATATGTGCTTTAATGAATCAATTCGACCTTAATGCCCGAACGCTTGAACGGAAAAATGGTTTTATTACTTATTTGAAAGAAGCAGAAAAAATTACCGAATTTTTAAGTATTATTGGAGCAACGAGTGCACTACTCCATTTTGAAGATGTTCGGATTATGCGAGATATGCGTAACTCGGTGAATCGACTAGTGAACTGTGAAACAGCTAATTTGAATAAAACGATTAATGCCGCTGTACGTCAAATTGATAATATTAAATATATTCAAGCGACAGTTGGTTTAGAAGCATTGCCCGAACGATTACGTGAAATTGCGGCACTGCGAATTGCAAATGAAGATGTAACATTAAAAGAATTAGGTGAAATGCTAACAACTGGACAAGTGAGTAAATCAGGCATTAACCATCGCCTCCGAAAGCTTGATCAAATTGCCGAACGACTTAGAAGTGGAGAATCTCCTTCGCAAGTTGGTCTAAAAGTTAGTAATAGCTAA
- a CDS encoding YvcK family protein, whose product MRSEMKPKVVVIGGGTGLPVVLKGLKQKDIHLTAIVTVADDGGSSGKIREQMDVLPPGDIRNVMLALSNVDPRVVDLFQYRFAVDGDLSGHVIGNLILTALSQLNDSYVDAINVLATVLKIRGKVIPATDQPLILSAEMEDGSIVHGESLIPLQGKHINRVFIEPENVKPYPTAVAAVKEADLIVIGPGSLYTSILPNLLLADLTDEIIASNAPKVYITNILTQIGETDFFSDADHIKVIHEHVGKSFIDKTLINTTTVPKELLFPEDVAQVEHNAKEMEKLGVEAIYQDFLSTEDGLVRHAADKVADALLAMLPDKKLEKE is encoded by the coding sequence ATGAGAAGCGAAATGAAACCAAAAGTAGTCGTAATAGGCGGCGGAACAGGTCTTCCCGTAGTTTTAAAAGGATTGAAGCAAAAAGATATTCATCTGACCGCAATTGTAACGGTCGCTGATGATGGTGGCAGTTCAGGTAAAATCCGCGAACAAATGGATGTGCTTCCACCTGGGGATATCCGTAATGTTATGCTTGCTTTATCTAATGTTGATCCGCGTGTGGTAGATTTGTTTCAGTATCGTTTTGCGGTAGACGGGGATTTGTCAGGGCATGTTATTGGAAATCTGATTTTAACTGCTTTATCACAATTGAATGATAGCTATGTGGATGCGATAAATGTCCTTGCTACGGTTCTTAAAATTCGTGGCAAAGTTATTCCGGCGACAGATCAGCCGTTAATTTTGAGTGCAGAAATGGAAGATGGCTCGATTGTTCATGGAGAATCACTTATTCCTTTACAAGGAAAGCATATTAATCGTGTATTTATTGAACCGGAAAATGTGAAACCCTATCCAACAGCTGTAGCGGCAGTTAAAGAAGCTGATTTGATTGTTATTGGCCCAGGGAGCTTATATACTAGTATCTTACCCAATTTATTGCTGGCGGATTTAACGGATGAAATTATTGCAAGTAACGCGCCAAAAGTATACATCACGAATATTTTAACGCAAATTGGAGAAACCGACTTTTTTTCAGATGCAGACCATATTAAAGTGATTCATGAACACGTTGGTAAATCCTTTATTGATAAAACATTAATTAACACAACTACTGTACCAAAAGAATTGTTGTTCCCGGAAGACGTTGCTCAAGTGGAACACAACGCAAAAGAAATGGAAAAGCTTGGAGTAGAAGCAATTTATCAAGATTTTCTTTCTACAGAAGATGGACTTGTGCGCCATGCTGCTGATAAGGTAGCAGATGCGCTTTTAGCAATGTTGCCAGATAAAAAATTAGAAAAGGAGTGA
- the rapZ gene encoding RNase adapter RapZ, with the protein MASNQLKLVIITGMSGAGKTVAMQSLEDLGYFCVDNLPPSLLPKFWELMKETDKMDKIALVMDLRGREFFDSIEPALDELDNTNFITTKILFLEADDKVLVSRYKETRRHHPLEPNGSVLDGISAERELLSDLKGRSQLVINTSNMAPRELRERINNEFQTEDKDVFNVQLMSFGFKYGIPIDADLVFDVRFLPNPHYIDKMRPLTGLDEDVYEYVMKWPETQTFLDKLIDLLMFTLPFYKREGKTQLVIAIGCTGGQHRSVALTEFVGKAIQPKYETTISHRDMKRRKGH; encoded by the coding sequence ATGGCTTCTAATCAATTAAAATTAGTGATTATTACTGGGATGTCTGGTGCTGGTAAAACAGTTGCAATGCAGTCGTTAGAAGATCTCGGTTATTTTTGTGTAGATAATTTGCCACCAAGTTTACTCCCGAAATTCTGGGAGCTAATGAAAGAAACCGATAAAATGGATAAAATCGCGCTAGTAATGGATCTTCGTGGACGAGAATTCTTTGATTCGATTGAACCAGCGCTTGATGAATTAGATAATACCAACTTTATTACTACCAAAATTCTCTTTTTAGAGGCAGATGATAAAGTACTTGTTTCACGTTATAAAGAAACGCGTCGTCATCATCCACTTGAGCCAAATGGTTCGGTGCTTGACGGTATTAGTGCTGAGCGTGAACTGCTTAGTGATTTAAAAGGACGTTCTCAGTTAGTGATTAATACGTCCAATATGGCGCCTCGTGAGTTGCGTGAACGAATTAATAATGAATTCCAAACAGAAGATAAAGACGTTTTCAATGTACAACTGATGTCTTTCGGTTTTAAATATGGTATCCCAATTGATGCAGATTTAGTGTTTGATGTTCGGTTCTTACCAAACCCACACTACATTGACAAAATGCGTCCACTCACCGGATTAGATGAAGATGTTTATGAATATGTAATGAAATGGCCAGAAACGCAGACCTTTTTAGACAAACTAATAGATTTACTAATGTTTACACTCCCCTTTTATAAACGGGAAGGAAAAACACAGCTTGTTATCGCAATCGGATGTACAGGGGGGCAGCATCGTTCGGTTGCTTTAACTGAGTTCGTCGGAAAAGCCATTCAGCCAAAATATGAAACAACGATCTCACATCGAGACATGAAACGTAGAAAGGGTCATTAA
- a CDS encoding phospho-sugar mutase yields the protein MNWQKEYQKWTANETLDASLKAQLAEIVSDEKALEDSFYRNMEFGTAGMRGVLGAGTNRMNIYTIRKASFGLAQFVVENGEEAKKRGIVIAYDPRHMSREFAFESAAVLGEHGVKSYVFEALRPTPELSFAVRYLNAFGGIVITASHNPPEYNGYKIYGEDGGQMPPNGASAVTEYIEAVEDIFSVKVADQEELLNDGLLEVISEKVDRPYLERLKEVIVNKELVHEVGKDLKIVFTPLHGTGGILGVPALESVGFTNIIKVDEQFVNDPDFGTVKSPNPENREAFLLAIEYGKKYGGDILVGTDPDADRLGVAVRNQAGDYEILSGNQIGAIILHYLLKQKKTQNELPENAAVLKSIVTSNLGTEIAKHFGVQMIEVLTGFKFIAEQIKQFEETGKHTFEFGYEESNGYMVKSFTRDKDAIQAVLAISEVALVCKTEGRTLLDELEQIYSEFGYYEEDLVSLTLSGKDGSERIKDITSGFREQFPTSMGGFKIERVEDYLRSETTWIASGEIEVIKLPTADVVKCYFEDGSWFCLRPSGTEPKIKFYFSIRGANKEESTNKLEKIKTDLLAYIEA from the coding sequence ATGAACTGGCAAAAGGAATATCAAAAATGGACTGCAAATGAAACGTTAGATGCGTCTTTAAAGGCTCAATTAGCTGAAATAGTTTCCGACGAGAAAGCATTAGAAGATAGTTTTTACCGGAATATGGAATTTGGTACAGCTGGAATGCGCGGGGTACTTGGTGCGGGAACGAATCGCATGAATATTTATACTATCCGGAAAGCGTCTTTCGGATTAGCTCAATTTGTAGTTGAAAATGGAGAAGAAGCGAAGAAACGAGGTATTGTCATTGCTTATGATCCACGTCATATGTCACGCGAATTTGCATTTGAATCGGCAGCTGTTTTAGGGGAACATGGTGTTAAAAGTTATGTTTTCGAGGCACTTCGCCCAACTCCAGAACTTTCATTCGCTGTTCGTTATTTAAATGCTTTCGGAGGTATTGTTATTACAGCTAGTCATAATCCACCAGAATACAATGGCTATAAGATATACGGAGAAGATGGTGGACAAATGCCTCCAAATGGTGCAAGTGCAGTTACAGAATACATAGAGGCTGTAGAAGACATTTTTTCTGTCAAAGTAGCAGACCAAGAAGAATTACTTAATGATGGTTTACTAGAGGTGATTAGTGAAAAAGTCGATCGTCCTTATTTGGAACGATTAAAAGAAGTTATTGTGAATAAGGAGCTAGTTCACGAAGTTGGAAAAGATTTAAAAATTGTTTTTACACCACTTCACGGTACTGGCGGGATTTTGGGAGTTCCTGCGCTTGAAAGTGTTGGATTTACAAATATTATTAAAGTAGATGAACAATTTGTAAATGATCCGGATTTTGGTACAGTGAAATCACCAAATCCTGAAAATCGCGAGGCCTTCTTACTTGCGATTGAATACGGCAAAAAGTATGGTGGGGATATTTTAGTTGGGACAGACCCTGATGCTGACCGTCTAGGCGTAGCTGTGCGTAATCAAGCAGGAGACTACGAAATTCTTTCTGGGAATCAAATTGGCGCGATTATTTTACATTATTTATTGAAACAAAAGAAGACTCAAAATGAACTACCGGAAAATGCTGCGGTGTTAAAATCCATTGTAACGAGTAATCTTGGGACTGAAATCGCCAAACACTTTGGTGTCCAAATGATTGAAGTTTTAACTGGATTTAAATTTATTGCAGAACAAATCAAACAATTTGAAGAAACTGGCAAACATACTTTTGAGTTTGGTTATGAAGAAAGTAATGGCTACATGGTGAAATCGTTCACTCGAGACAAAGATGCTATCCAAGCCGTGTTGGCAATTTCAGAGGTAGCGCTTGTATGTAAAACAGAGGGACGGACTTTACTCGATGAGTTAGAGCAAATTTATTCCGAATTTGGCTACTACGAAGAAGATCTTGTATCCTTAACTTTAAGTGGGAAAGATGGTTCCGAGCGTATTAAAGACATTACAAGTGGTTTTAGAGAACAATTTCCAACAAGTATGGGAGGATTCAAGATCGAGCGGGTGGAAGATTATTTGAGAAGTGAGACAACTTGGATTGCTTCCGGTGAAATAGAAGTAATTAAGTTACCAACTGCCGATGTGGTTAAATGCTATTTTGAAGATGGTTCATGGTTCTGTTTACGTCCATCTGGCACAGAGCCGAAAATCAAATTTTACTTTAGTATTCGCGGTGCAAACAAAGAAGAAAGTACAAACAAATTAGAAAAAATAAAAACTGATTTACTTGCCTATATTGAGGCTTAA